AGCCGCGCACCGGGGCGTGGCGCGGCACCGTGTGCCGGAAGAAGGGGTGGTGGTCCACGGCGGTCAGGATCGCCTCCCGGCCCACCAGCGCCTCCGCAGGGATGATCACCGCAACAGCCTAGGTGGGGGCGCTGCGGGGCGGCTCGCATCCAGGGTGGAGATTGGCGAGCCGACCGATCGGGTACATCCCGCGCCGAACCTACTGGAACCCCCACCGGAGGAACGACATGCTCGCCATCGCCGCCGCTGCGGTCTTCGGCTTCGCCCTGTTGCTCGACCTGCTCGACACCGACCTCGGCGCACCGGACCTGTTCAACTGGAACACGCTCGTGCTGATCGGCCTGCTGCTGCTGGCCCTCTTCCTGGCCGGCGTCGGCCGGGGCGGCGGTGGCGGTGGCGGCCGCTGGTACCGGGGCCGCCGGCCGGGGCGCGGCTGACCGAGAACGATCACCCCGGGCTCGACCGGCAGCGCGATTCCGGCGTTGTCGGTCGAGCCCGGTACTGTTCTCGTGATGGAGTCCGACGCCCTGTTCACCCTCAGTGAACCCACGGCAGCACCCGGTGCGCCGACGGGTTCCGGCGGCGTCGGCGGCTTCACTCCGGCCGGTCCGGACGCGCCGCTTCCGGTCCGGATGCGCCCGGCCACCCTGGACGAACTCGTCGGTCAGGACCACCTGCTCGCCCCGGGAGCGCCCCTGCGGCAACTCGTCGCCGGCAACGCGCCGATGTCGGTCATCCTCTGGGGCCCGCCGGGCAGCGGCAAGACGACCATCGCCCACCTGGTGGCCGCCGCCACCGACCGGCGGTTCGTGGCCATGTCGGCGCTCTCGGCCGGAGTCAAGGACGTCCGGGCCGTGATCGACACCGCCCGGCGGCAGCGGCGCACCGGTGGCCCGCCGACCGTCCTCTTCATCGACGAGGTGCACCGGTTCAGCAAGACCCAGCAGGACTCCCTGCTCGCCGCCGTCGAGGACCGTACGGTCACGCTGCTCGCCGCCACCACGGAGAACCCGTACTTCTCGGTCATCTCGCCACTGTTGTCGCGGTGCGTGCTGCTCACCCTTCAGCCTCTCGACGACGCGGCGGTCCGCGCGCTGCTGCGCCGGGCCCTGACCGACGAGCGTGGTCTGGGCGGCGCGCTCGTCTGCGAGCCCGAGGCGGAGGACCACCTGGTCCGGTTGGCCGGTGGGGACGTCCGCAAGGCGCTGACCGCGCTGGAGGCGGCAGCCGGGTCGGCGACCGCGCTGGGCGCCGGCCGGATCGACCTGGCCACCGCCGAGCGGGCGGTGGACACCGCAGCCGTGCGGTACGACCGGGCCGGTGACGCCCACTACGACGTGACCAGCGCGTTCATCAAGAGCATGCGCGGGTCGGACGTGGACGCCGCGTTGCACTGGCTGGCCCGGATGCTG
Above is a window of Verrucosispora sp. NA02020 DNA encoding:
- a CDS encoding replication-associated recombination protein A, giving the protein MESDALFTLSEPTAAPGAPTGSGGVGGFTPAGPDAPLPVRMRPATLDELVGQDHLLAPGAPLRQLVAGNAPMSVILWGPPGSGKTTIAHLVAAATDRRFVAMSALSAGVKDVRAVIDTARRQRRTGGPPTVLFIDEVHRFSKTQQDSLLAAVEDRTVTLLAATTENPYFSVISPLLSRCVLLTLQPLDDAAVRALLRRALTDERGLGGALVCEPEAEDHLVRLAGGDVRKALTALEAAAGSATALGAGRIDLATAERAVDTAAVRYDRAGDAHYDVTSAFIKSMRGSDVDAALHWLARMLVAGEDARFIARRLVIFASEDVGMADPGALSVATAAAHAVEYVGLPEVQLNLAQAVIHLATAPKSNSATAAIGAAIADVRAGRGGPVPRGLRDGHYAGARGLGHGIGYRYPHDDQRGVLTQQYVPDDLVGTDYYQPSHHGAERSVATRLPLLRRIVRGLPAPARVPAESTGDRAAPTDRAETPPSGVDGGPSTGTDAHAADEVGRSADGKGQQ